The proteins below come from a single Miscanthus floridulus cultivar M001 chromosome 1, ASM1932011v1, whole genome shotgun sequence genomic window:
- the LOC136498135 gene encoding BTB/POZ and MATH domain-containing protein 2-like: MIDSCSFSHQFKFNYLETEKFAIGHFVSSKDISAGGHLWRIVCYPRGCGREEHNGEYLSIYLVRMCEPKDDDIKATLEASVMDRGGALFSSHRRKVTHSIDRKVTGFPRFVKRSVLDSFYLTNGSFIITCDLKVMRKEPLDVPPSDVGSHLGHLLDCADGSDVSFVVDGEKFPAHWAVLAARSPVFKAQLLGSMAGANMSSITLHGIAPATFKVLLRFMYTDACPVDDELGDSPDDMFAHLLAAADRFVLDRLKILCARKLWDNISVDRVAATLICAETHNCPQLKKKCIDFIVEENNFKKVVLTHGFVQLAQQFPSILDDLREKVGA, from the coding sequence ATGATCGATTCCTGCAGTTTCTCACATCAGTTCAAATTCAACTATTTGGAGACGGAGAAGTTCGCCATCGGACACTTTGTCAGCTCCAAGGACATCTCCGCTGGTGGGCACCTCTGGAGGATCGTTTGCTATCCGCGCGGGTGCGGTAGGGAAGAGCACAATGGTGAGTACTTGTCTATCTACCTTGTGCGTATGTGCGAACCCAAAGACGACGACATCAAAGCAACCTTAGAGGCCTCCGTGATGGACAGAGGCGGTGCTTTATTTTCGTCCCATAGAAGGAAGGTTACGCATAGCATCGACCGCAAAGTTACTGGTTTCCCTCGCTTCGTGAAGCGAAGCGTCCTAGATTCGTTCTACCTGACGAATGGCTCGTTCATCATTACGTGCGATCTCAAAGTTATGCGCAAGGAACCCTTAGACGTGCCGCCCTCCGACGTCGGCAGCCATCTCGGCCACCTGCTGGATTGCGCAGATGGCTCCGATGTCTCCTTCGTCGTCGACGGCGAAAAGTTCCCAGCTCACTGGGCTGTGCTTGCCGCCCGCTCGCCGGTCTTCAAGGCGCAGCTCCTGGGCTCCATGGCAGGCGCCAACATGTCATCCATCACCTTGCATGGCATTGCGCCAGCGACGTTCAAAGTCTTGCTCCGCTTCATGTACACCGATGCTTGTCCTGTGGATGACGAGCTCGGGGACTCCCCGGATGACATGTTTGCACACTTGCTCGCTGCAGCGGACCGGTTCGTGTTGGATCGCCTTAAGATTTTGTGTGCTAGAAAGCTGTGGGATAATATATCAGTGGACAGAGTTGCTGCCACTTTGATCTGCGCTGAAACACATAACTGTCCACagctgaaaaagaaatgcattgaCTTCATTGTGGAGGAGAACAACTTCAAGAAGGTCGTGTTAACACATGGTTTTGTTCAACTGGCGCAACAATTCCCATCCATTCTTGATGATCTGAGGGAGAAGGTTGGAGCATAG